Genomic segment of Nostoc sp. TCL240-02:
TTGCGCCTGAGTCTAGTTTTGCATTTCCCAGTGGTCATGCTATGACAAGTATAACTCTGGTAGCAATTTTGCTATCCTTAACTTGGGCTGGCTCTTGGCGCTGGTTGGTTCTCACTTTCGGCAGCTTATACATAATAGCTATTGCCTGGTGTCGTCTCTACCTAGGGGTACATTTTCCCAGTGACATTCTCGCAGGTTGGATGGTTACATTAGGTTGGACGATTGGTGTCAGTATAATTATCAAACCGTATACAACTAAAGTCAAATCCGTAGATAGCGAACTCCCCAAGAATGAAACTACCTTGCTGCCTGAAGAAGAAAAGTTGATAAATCAGGAGTGATATTATGTTTGTTTAAAGACTTTTGTATCCTCTTAAATACCCATTAAAAAGGGAGAATGTGATTCCGCTTTCCCCCTTTTTAAGAGCTAGAGTAGATTAATGACTCCCTAAATTATAACTAAACCTTTTTCAGACAAACTTTTAACTAAAAGGTATTTAAATACATCCGTAAATAAATTTTCCCGAACTATTACGATCCTTGTAAAAGCTCATTGATTGAACTTATACTCTGTTTAATTTGTTCTGTTAAATAAGTTCTGAATAAGTCAAGGGTTTCGCCTGAAAAATTGAGCAATCCCAAAGCATATAATAGGCTTGAAATACCAATAAAAAGAGCCAATAATCTACCAAAACAACCGGGATTAATTTCAATAAAACCTAATTTAGACTGCCCGATTACAGCAATCGTTACAAAAACAATTCCTGCTATTAAAAACGTGCTATTTGGAGTTATATCTGTCATACCACTATTAAGATGCCTCAATATTTTTATTGTAGCTATTATTAGTCTAAATTTGTGTCCTTACTATAACAATCCTAAATGATTTGTAAGAGAATTCACTCTCTGCCTAACATCGTCCCCCAAAGTATCGGCGAGATGACAAGGGTTTTACAATTATCTCAAATTCTCACGCATGATTTCGGACTGCTATATTTGCAACAATAAAAATTAATTTACATCTGAGTTAAACGGAAATTTTAGTTTTTATTATTTTGCTGAAACTATTTATCTGTAAAACTTTCAGCATTAGAAAGCCAAGTTGCTCTCACTCCTGTACTAGACTTGGGTTTAGTTTACATACTATAATACACTAAGCCGATAGAAATAGTGGGTTTTATGGAAAGCGTCCAAAACGTCAGTCAAGAGTTAAATGTAACAGGAGACAAAGCCCTAGAGGATTTGCAACAATCGACTCCAGAAGAGTTCAAAAAAGACATTTTCAAAAAACTCAGAGGTGGATTTTTTCTGGTACTAGGATATTTATTGTCACCACTATGTTGGTGGAATGACCTACTATTCAATCTGCCGATAGCTTATGGTTTTGGGTATATATGTAGTTTACTTTCCCCAAAATTACTTCTACCTTGTTCAATTATAGGATATTGGCTCTCTAATATTGTGGGAATTCTCTTGATGCAATTCGGTTCTAAGGATATTTTTCAAAAAGAACCTCAAGAGCATAACCTCAAAAAAGAATTATTCACGGGTCTCATTTCTTCAACAGCTTATACTCTCTTGATTATACTATTGATCCAGTTGAAGATCCTCGATTCTCCTATTTTGTTCTCCAACGGTTAATTTAGTTGATCGCGTTCCTATAGAACAAAAAGATCCCTGACTTCTTCAAGAAGTCGGGGATCTGATCTTCTCAGTAGAGAGCAAATAATTACACAATAAGATCAATTTTAATCAAATTTTAAAAATTCACTTAAATTCAACAGTTTTGGAGCCTCCTTACTTACAATTAATGGCAGCTTACCATTCCATTTTTCTATTGCTTGCCTTTGTAGGATTTCTGGAGTTAAACCATCACGTAATAATCTATGTGCTTCAGCCTCTCCTTTGGCTAAATTAACTTTTGCTTCAGCCTCTTTTGTTGCTCTAAGTGCGATAAACTCTGCTCGTTTTGCTTCTTGTTCAGCAATCTGCTTCGCCTCTACCGCCTCACCAAATCGTTCAGAAAAATGGACATGAACTAGAGAAATATCATCCACTGCAACGTGATAGTTACCCAGCCGTGTAGACAACGCATCATCTACTGCACCTTTGACTTCTCCTCGCTTAGTAATAATTTCTTCAGCAGTATACTTTGCTATGATTGCTTTTAATACTTCTTCAACGGCTGGGTTAATAATCCGCATGACTACAGCTTGTTCATCTCCAATTTCTTGAAAAACCACATTTGCTTCCTGGGGGATAATATGCCAATTGAGAGCAACATCGGCGAAAACATTTTGTAAATCCTTGGAAGAAGCTTCAGTCGAAATTTCCTGTTTTTGGACTCGAATACTCAACTTTTTCACAGTATTAACTACAGGAATAATTAAGTGAAGTCCTTCTCCTAATATCTGGTTTTGCACTTCGCCAAATTTCATCAATACACCACGTTCTCCTGCATTTACAATTACACAAGGTGTGAGAAAGAGAGTTATCAGGAACAAAAGAGCAGTCAGTTTACCTGCACTGTTAAAAGTTTTATTTTTTATCATCTGTGTGAAACATGTATGCGTCTGACAGAGAGACACATATTTAGGAGTTGTAAGCTTCTTGCCGTTATGCTCTTATAACTTTGGCTCTAAGTCAATTTTCATATCACTCTAGACAATATGAAAAATAAGTAGTAAATTCCTCAATGATAGGTTAATGTTTTCAACATACAGGCATATAGGTAAGCAGCCAATGTGTACTTTACTACCCAAATTTGGAGATAGTGAAGGCTAATGTAGCTTTATTTTTACCTAAATCACTGTAATGATATCGAAAAACCGTAGTATTTGAAAAGGTAAGTTAGCCTCACACTCTTAAAAATTAGGAAACTTGCCCAAGTGCTTCCCCAGGGATGGACAATATAATCATTGAGGAAATTTGACAGGAAGCAATGCAAGCAGCAACGACAGTTTTTGAAGGCTATACGCGACAGTATCTTTACCAGAAATAGATGGAGGCGCGATGCTTGCAACCGAGTATTACATTTAGCTGATATTTTTTGCCAAACTCATCAGCTGCTTATCCAAGTCGATGAGGTAATCTCTACCGTAAGTTCCATTCTCTAAGCCTGTGACAAGATGATTC
This window contains:
- a CDS encoding prohibitin family protein, with the translated sequence MIKNKTFNSAGKLTALLFLITLFLTPCVIVNAGERGVLMKFGEVQNQILGEGLHLIIPVVNTVKKLSIRVQKQEISTEASSKDLQNVFADVALNWHIIPQEANVVFQEIGDEQAVVMRIINPAVEEVLKAIIAKYTAEEIITKRGEVKGAVDDALSTRLGNYHVAVDDISLVHVHFSERFGEAVEAKQIAEQEAKRAEFIALRATKEAEAKVNLAKGEAEAHRLLRDGLTPEILQRQAIEKWNGKLPLIVSKEAPKLLNLSEFLKFD